GGGGTTTGCGCCCGCACCTCCTGGAGATCCACGTCCTCCTCTTCCAGCGCTTCCCCCACGTCGTCCACGTAAAGGAATGCGTCCCTCTCCAGGCCCACGTCCACAAACGCCGCCTGCATGCCCGGCAGCACCCGGGAAACCCTGCCTTTGTACAGGTTGCCCACGATGGAGCGCTCCTTTTCCCGCTCCACGTGTAGCTCCACGAGACGATCGTCTTCCCGCACCGCCACGCGGGTTTCAAAAGGCAGGACCGAAGCGTAAATGGCGGTGGTCACCGTTGCACCCCAGGGCAGTGTAGCAAGCCTCCCTCACACGTTGGCAAAGCGCAGCCGCCACACGCTTTGCACCAGTCCCAGGGCTAAACCCGTGGCCAAAGCCGAGGAGCCCCCGTAGGACAAGAGCGGCAAGGTAATGCCGGTGGTGGGCATGATCCCCAGGTTCATGCCGATGTTCACCAGGACTTGCGCGGCCATCACTGCGCCCACGCCCCCCGAAAGCAGCAACCCCAGCCGGTCGCGGGCTTGCAGACCGGTGTAAAAAACGCGAAACAACAGGAGCCCATACGCAAAAACCAACAGCGCGCTACCAGCAAAGCCGGTTTCCTCGGCCCACACCGCAAAGATGAAGTCGGTCCTTTGGGCGGGGAGAAAGCGCAGCTGCGACTGGGTGCCGGATTTCAAGCCCTTGCCGGTGAACCCCCCCGAACCCACGGCGATTTTTGCCTGCCGCTGCTGGTAACCGGCGGTAAGGGGGGCACGGTCGGGTTGGAGAAAGGTAAGGATGCGTTCCTTTTGGTAGGGCTTGAGCAGGGAAAAAAAGGCCACCACCGCAAGAACGGCAGCGGCGGTCCCCAAAAGGGCCCATACCCTGGTGCGCAACCCCCCCAGCCAAAACACCGCAAACAAAGCCGGGAGGAAGGTGAGGGCCACCCCCAGGTCCGGTTGCAGCAGCACCAGGCCCATGGGCAAAGCAGTGAGGCCAAAAAGCTCCAGCGCCTTGCGGGGCGCAAGCAAAGCCTCCTGGTGGACCGAGGCCACCGCCGCTAACGTTAAGATCACCACCACCCGGGCAAACTCCGAAGGCTGGACGGTAAAGGCCCCAATCACCAGCCAGGACCTGGTGCCCGCCCGCACCGGAGCAAGCACCAGAGTAGCGATCAGCACCAGCACGCTGGCGGTGTAAAACAGCGGCCAAAAGCGGGCCAGCACCCGGTAATCCAGGGTCCCCACCAGCACCATGAGGGCAAACCCCACCACCAGCCAGGCCAGCTGCCGGAAGGCAAACCCTGGCCGGTCCAGGGCTTGGGCGGTGGAGGACTGGGCTAAGTAGCTGGCCGCGGAAATGGCCATCACCGAAAGCAGCAACCAGGGGTCCCAGCGCTTCACGGCTGTCCTCCGGGGAGTTCCGCAGGCCCTTCGGGAAGTGACACTTCGGCCACGATGATTTTGTCCACCAGCTCCTCCGGGACCCCTAAGGCTTTGGCGAGGATGCGGCCGGCCACCGGCGCCGCCACGCTGGCGGCGTCACCGCCGTGCTCCACCACCACCGCCACCACCAGGCGCGGGTCCTCAGCCGGGGCGTAGCCCACAAAAAGCGCGTGGTGGCGCTGCTCCCAGGGCAGCTCCCGCCAGGTGACCCCTTCTTTCTTGCGCATCACCTGTGCGGTTCCGGTCTTGCCGGCCAGGCTCGCGGGGAGCGCCCCCAACCGGCGGGCGGTGCCGCGGTTCCCCTGCACCACCCTCTCCATCCCCCGGCGAGCGACGGCCAGCGCTTCCGCCGGAAGCCCCAGCGGTTTCGGAGGCTTGCCCTGGCCTTCCACCAGGTGAGGGGTCACCAGGTAGCCGCCGTTCACCAGGGCCGCATACGCCACCGCCAGCTGCAACGGCGTCACCAAAATGGGCCCTTGGCCGATGCCCACGGAAATGGTTTCGCCGGCGTACCAGGGCTGGCCACGGACCCTGCGGCTCCAAGCATCGTCGGGCACCAGCCCGGAAGCTTCACCGGAAAGCTCAATGCCGGTGGGGGAGCCCAGGCCGAAAAGCCGAGCCCAGCTGGCCAAGCGGTCTATGCCGGCGTCCCGGGCCAGGTAGTAAAAGTACGTGTCGCAGGAAGCTTCGATGGCTTCTTCCAGCGCCACGTGCCCGTGCCCGCCCTTAAGCCAGCAGCGGTAAGGGTGGCCGTAAATGTTTACAGCACCGGTGCAAAAGACCCCTTGGGAGGGCGTGCGCACACCGGAAGCCAACGCGGCGGCAGCGTAAAGCGGTTTGATGGTGGAGCCCGGGGGGTAAAGGGCCTGGAGGGCGCGGTTGTTCAAAGGGTGCAGGGGGTCGGCCACCAGCTCCTGCCATTTTTGGGGTTCCAGATGTCCGGCAAAAAGATCGGGATCGAAGGCCGGCTGCGACAAAAGCACCCGCACCGCGCCGGTTTTTGGATCCAGGGCCACCACCGCCCCCACCTGGGGGCCTAAAGCTTTGGCGGCTTCCCGCTGCAAGCTTGAGTCCAAGGTGACGGTGAGGGGCCTTCCGGGAACGGGTTTTTCCTCCTCCAAGGTGGAAACCTGGCGCCCCAGAGCGTCCACCACCACCACCACGTTGCCCTGCTCACCGCCCAGCACGTGCTGGTAAGCCCGCTCCAGCCCCGAGCGTCCCACCAGCTGCCCGGGTCGCAGCTCGGGGTTTTGGGCCAGCTGCTCGGGGGTTACCTCCCCCAGTTGCCCCACCACATGGGCCACCACCGGGCCTAAGGGGACACGGCGGCGGGTTGTGGGGTGGACCTCCAGCTCCTTGTGCTCGGCGCGGTGGGCGGCAATGGCAGCCACCTGGGAAAACGTGAGGTTGTCGGCAATGACCGAGGGCAAAAAAGAGGTTTTGATGGCCTTTTTAAGCCGGCTACCTACCTCCTGCTCGCTGGCAATGCCGATGCTGGCCAAAAAGCGCGTGGTTTCCTCCAGGTCCTTCATTTCCTCGGGAAACACCAGGAGCTGAAAGGCAGGGCGGTTGTCCAGGAGGATTTCCCCGTTGACGTCCTTCACCGTGCCCCGGGGGGCTTCCAGCGGCACCTTGCGCAGCCGGTTGGATTCCGCCAGGCGGCGCCAGCGTTCCTGCTGCAGCACCTGCAGCACCCAGAGCCTGGAAAGCAAAATCAAAATGCCGAAAAGCGTAAGCAAGAGCAGCGCCGCCAAGCGCCTTTGCAGCGGCCGCAGGTCGTCGCGGACGTAGCTCATCGCCGGCGCAAGGCCCGGCGCCGGCGAGCCTGCGGGGAAAACACCCGCCCCCACCACCACTCGCTGGCTGCCGTGACGAAGCCCAAAAACGCGGTGCCGGCCACGGCTGCGGCGGCACCCACCCAACCGTGGGGGGGCCGGGCTCCCAGGGTGAGGTAAACCAGAGCCAGAGTGCCCTCAGCCAACCCGGAAGCCAGGAGTGTCCCCACCACCCAAAAGAGCGGTCCGGAAAGCTCAAAAACCACGCTGGCCCGCGCCACGGTGGCGCCGGCCACCGCTCCGGCAATGCCGGAAGGCCCTAACGGCCAGCCCCGCACCCCATCGGCGGCGAGACCGGCCAGTAACCCGAACCACCCCGCTTGGCTTCCGGGGAGCCTCTGGGCCCGACCCACCACCACCACCAGCCAAACGTGCACGCTGGACAGAAACCACGGCACCTGCTGGGCGGTGAGGGCCGCTTGCGCCGCCAGGGCCAGGACCAAGAGCAGGAAAAACCTCACGGCGCCCTCCGGGAGCGGGGGATCACCAGCACCGAAACGGCCTTTTCCGGGCGGGCCACCAGGGTCACCGGCACCACCGTAAAAAGCGCCTCGTTCCTGGCTTCCCCGCTGATGCCCAGGGGCAGCCCCGGTGGGTAAATGCCCTCCGAGCCGGTGGTGAGCACCGGAGCTTGAGGGGGGACCGTGGTGTAAGGTGGGAAGCCCTCCAGGCGCGGGCGTTCACCGCCCACCAGCAGCGCTTCCCCTTCCACCCCCACCACCTGCGCTG
This Thermoanaerobaculum aquaticum DNA region includes the following protein-coding sequences:
- the rodA gene encoding rod shape-determining protein RodA, yielding MKRWDPWLLLSVMAISAASYLAQSSTAQALDRPGFAFRQLAWLVVGFALMVLVGTLDYRVLARFWPLFYTASVLVLIATLVLAPVRAGTRSWLVIGAFTVQPSEFARVVVILTLAAVASVHQEALLAPRKALELFGLTALPMGLVLLQPDLGVALTFLPALFAVFWLGGLRTRVWALLGTAAAVLAVVAFFSLLKPYQKERILTFLQPDRAPLTAGYQQRQAKIAVGSGGFTGKGLKSGTQSQLRFLPAQRTDFIFAVWAEETGFAGSALLVFAYGLLLFRVFYTGLQARDRLGLLLSGGVGAVMAAQVLVNIGMNLGIMPTTGITLPLLSYGGSSALATGLALGLVQSVWRLRFANV
- the mrdA gene encoding penicillin-binding protein 2 translates to MSYVRDDLRPLQRRLAALLLLTLFGILILLSRLWVLQVLQQERWRRLAESNRLRKVPLEAPRGTVKDVNGEILLDNRPAFQLLVFPEEMKDLEETTRFLASIGIASEQEVGSRLKKAIKTSFLPSVIADNLTFSQVAAIAAHRAEHKELEVHPTTRRRVPLGPVVAHVVGQLGEVTPEQLAQNPELRPGQLVGRSGLERAYQHVLGGEQGNVVVVVDALGRQVSTLEEEKPVPGRPLTVTLDSSLQREAAKALGPQVGAVVALDPKTGAVRVLLSQPAFDPDLFAGHLEPQKWQELVADPLHPLNNRALQALYPPGSTIKPLYAAAALASGVRTPSQGVFCTGAVNIYGHPYRCWLKGGHGHVALEEAIEASCDTYFYYLARDAGIDRLASWARLFGLGSPTGIELSGEASGLVPDDAWSRRVRGQPWYAGETISVGIGQGPILVTPLQLAVAYAALVNGGYLVTPHLVEGQGKPPKPLGLPAEALAVARRGMERVVQGNRGTARRLGALPASLAGKTGTAQVMRKKEGVTWRELPWEQRHHALFVGYAPAEDPRLVVAVVVEHGGDAASVAAPVAGRILAKALGVPEELVDKIIVAEVSLPEGPAELPGGQP